DNA from Krasilnikovia cinnamomea:
AGCGCGACCAGCGGGATCGGGTTACGGCGCACCCGTTCCCCCGCGTCGGCGGCTACGTCTAGCGCGCCGGATTCGCGAACCCGGTCGGTGGCCGACTGCGTCGCGTCGCGGACCGCGTCCGTGGCGGACTGCGCCGCGTCCCGGACCGCGCCGGTGGCCTCGGCCGCCTGCGTCTTGACCCGCTGCTTGGTCTGCTCGACCTGCTCCTTGGCGCGGGCCTTGACGTCCGTCTTGGCGGCCAGCGCACTGACGGTCTCGCCAAGATCGGCTCTCGTTTCCGCGATCTCTTCCCGCAGCGCGGTGATCTCCGGTTTGGCCTGCGGGGAACCGTTCTTCTCACTCATGCCCGGCTGCGCTCCTTGATCGCGTGCTTGACCTCGTCGACATCCGCCCTGGCGCTCTCGATGGCGCTCTCCGGTTCGATTGGGGTGGCCCGGCGCATCTGCTTCCTGCCGAGCAACGCCATCACCCCGGCCGCGGCGAACAACACCACGGTCATGATCAGTGCGGCCAGCCAGAGCGGGAGGAACAGGTCCAGCACCACGATGCAGGTGGCGATCAGCGCGCCCACGCCGTACAGGGCCAGCACGCCTCCACCGCCGAACAGGCCCGCACCGAGGCCGGCATGTTTGCCCTTCTCCATCAGCTCCGCTTTCGCCAGTGCGATCTCGCTGCGCACCAGGGTGCTGAGCTGGTCGCTCGCACGCTGGATCAGCGCTGCGGTCGACTGGTCGGTGGCCGGGGCGGCCGGGCCACCGCTCAGGACGTCAGCCATTGCGTCCTCCCTTCTTCTGCCTAGGCTTTATGCCCTGATCAGCGAGGCGTCAATCCTGACCCGGGAGAAATCCCCCACCGGTGACACCGGCCGGTACACCTCAGCTCACGGCTGCGCGCCCGGCGCCGGGCGGCCCACGAACGTCGCGCCGCGGCTCTCGCCGTCCGACCCGCCGCTGAAGACCCGCGCGTCCTCGTCGGTCTCGGGTACCACCGCGGTGATGGTCGCGGGCCGTCCCGGATCATGGGCGGGCGGCGTCTCGG
Protein-coding regions in this window:
- a CDS encoding DUF3618 domain-containing protein, translated to MSEKNGSPQAKPEITALREEIAETRADLGETVSALAAKTDVKARAKEQVEQTKQRVKTQAAEATGAVRDAAQSATDAVRDATQSATDRVRESGALDVAADAGERVRRNPIPLVALLAGAAVLGGIILVMRRRRR
- a CDS encoding phage holin family protein; this translates as MADVLSGGPAAPATDQSTAALIQRASDQLSTLVRSEIALAKAELMEKGKHAGLGAGLFGGGGVLALYGVGALIATCIVVLDLFLPLWLAALIMTVVLFAAAGVMALLGRKQMRRATPIEPESAIESARADVDEVKHAIKERSRA